A window of the Anoplolepis gracilipes chromosome 11, ASM4749672v1, whole genome shotgun sequence genome harbors these coding sequences:
- the LOC140671432 gene encoding uncharacterized protein, whose amino-acid sequence MEGKEEAEIESGEMTEEEKEEEEEEEIKKEEEEMREVEKEAEDEEEEEEENDINDVSMIEEVQIGGGRSGEIQRQQDQHQQVRVGEEENHSHADKETLDAVENEPDRREEKGVYTDDQVENNFRSIVLLSENVRQFRNFGIEGREISFRIRPISEGANVYNWLENAFRELHTYVTRSCVPGYYVGMTFDSGNFMRGPAGISFRPFRDLTYENIWNFVSSLAQSCDGHDIALAFNIRVSKVTPPQGRGRNALTRDIIVKLLILTISNSDNLCLPRALVSAQIFNEHGNLRTRKLHEKWNAVRRQNSVLQRDLALQLTRNAGVTIPEEGSGIPEIERFQQYFARDNIAIVIYNIVTFGRGGKPLYNGVEFLASLQRETRTCLNYFIRT is encoded by the exons ATGGAGGGAAAGGAAGAGGCAGAAATAGAATCGGGCGAAATGActgaggaagaaaaagaagaagaagaagaagaagaaataaaaaaagaggaagaagaaatgaGAGAAGTGGAAAAAGAAGCGGAAgacgaggaggaggaagaagaagaaaatgatataaatgacgTGTCGATGATAGAAGAAG TACAGATCGGGGGTGGAAGAAGCGGCGAAATACAACGTCAACAAGATCAACATCAACAAGTACGCGtaggagaagaagaaaatcacTCGCATGCAGATAAGGAAACACTTGACGCTGTAGAAAACGAGCCCgatagaagagaagagaagggtGTATATACTGACGATCaggtagaaaataattttagaagtattgtattattatcggAAAACGTGCGCCAATTTAGAAATTTCGGTATAGAGGGACGCGAAATTAGTTTTCGTATCCGACCCATATCCGAGGGAGCTAATGTTTATAACTGGCTAGAGAACGCGTTTCGGGAACTTCACACGTACGTAACGCGTTCATGCGTACCGGGTTATTACGTCGGGATGACTTTTGATTCTGGAAATTTTATGCGTGGACCCGCAGGTATATCGTTCCGACCATTTCGCGACTTGACTTACGAGAATATTTGGAATTTTGTAAGTTCGTTAGCGCAAAGTTGCGACGGTCATGATATAGCTCTAGCGTTTAATATCCGCGTTTCTAAAGTTACTCCTCCTCAGGGACGCGGACGTAACGCACTTACACGGGATATTATTGTTAAGCTTTTGATTTTAACGATTTCCAATTCGGACAATTTATGTCTCCCTCGTGCGCTTGTATCCGCTCAAATTTTTAACGAGCATGGAAATTTGCGCACGAGAAAGTTACATGAAAAATGGAACGCAGTGAGACGACAAAACTCTGTGTTACAACGCGACTTAGCGTTGCAACTTACGAGGAATGCAGGTGTCACGATTCCTGAGGAAGGAAGTGGAATTCCCGAAATCGAACGCTTTCAACAATATTTCGCTAGGGATAATATTGCTatagtgatatataatatcgttactTTTGGTCGGGGCGGTAAACCGTTGTACAACGGGGTTGAATTCTTAGCCTCTCTACAGCGAGAGACAAGAACgtgcttaaattattttatccggACATAA